A section of the Humulus lupulus chromosome 2, drHumLupu1.1, whole genome shotgun sequence genome encodes:
- the LOC133817888 gene encoding serine carboxypeptidase-like 25, with translation MAERVVLVQILAVCLVSFLLFGTPVWASSHGLPKKGKEDENEEEEEEADRIKALPGQPKVNFEQFSGYVTVNRVAGRALFYWLTEAVHKPLSKPLVIWLNGGPGCSSVAYGASEEIGPFRINKTASGLNLNKFSWNTVANLLFLETPAGVGFSYSNRSSDLFDSGDRRTAKDSLQFLIRWLERFPRYKGREVYLTGESYAGHYVPQLAREIMVHNKQSKHPINLRGIMVGNAVTDNYYDNVGTVTYWWSHAMISDKTYKQLINTCDFRRQKETDECESLYSYAMDKEFGNIDQYNIYAPPCNNSDGTATATTTRQSTMRLPHRPHHSIKFRRELSGYDPCTEKYAEIYYNRPDVQRALHANFTRIPYKWTACSEVLNRNWNDTEVSVLPIYKEMIAAGLRVWVFSGDVDSVVPVTATRFSLARLKLSTKIPWYPWYVKKQVGGWTEVYEGLTFATVRGAGHEVPLFKPRAALQLFRSFIEGKPLPK, from the exons ATGGCAGAAAGAGTAGTGTTAGTGCAGATCTTGGCCGTTTGTTTGGTCAGCTTTTTGCTGTTTGGGACACCAGTTTGGGCCAGTAGTCATGGATTAccaaagaaaggaaaagaagacgaaaatgaagaagaagaagaagaagctgatCGAATTAAGGCCCTTCCTGGTCAGCCAAAGGTCAATTTTGAGCAGTTTTCAGGGTATGTGACCGTTAATCGAGTGGCTGGTAGAGCACTCTTTTACTGGCTCACTGAGGCTGTTCATAAACCCTTGTCTAAACCTCTCGTGATTTGGCTCAATGGAG GACCGGGTTGCTCATCTGTGGCATATGGTGCATCTGAGGAAATAGGGCCATTTAGAATAAACAAAACTGCCTCAGGACTGAACCTAAACAAGTTTTCATGGAACACCGTGGCCAACCTCTTGTTCTTGGAAACTCCGGCCGGCGTTGGCTTCTCTTACAGCAACCGCTCCTCCGATCTCTTCGACTCCGGCGACCGCCGCACCG cAAAGGACTCACTACAATTCCTTATCCGATGGCTGGAACGATTTCCACGATATAAGGGGAGAGAAGTATATCTGACCGGAGAAAGCTACGCCGGTCATTATGTGCCTCAATTAGCTAGAGAAATTATGGTGCACAACAAACAGTCCAAGCACCCAATTAATCTTAGAGGAATCATG GTGGGGAATGCAGTGACAGACAACTACTATGATAACGTAGGGACAGTGACATATTGGTGGAGCCATGCGATGATATCTGATAAAACCTACAAACAGTTGATCAACACGTGTGACTTTCGCCGACAAAAGGAGACAGACGAGTGTGAATCTTTGTATAGTTACGCCATGGATAAGGAGTTTGGTAACATTGACCAGTACAACATTTATGCTCCGCCTTGTAATAACTCCGACGgcaccgccaccgccaccaccacTCGCCAATCCACTATGCGTTTGCCTCATCGACCTCATCATTCC atTAAGTTTCGGCGGGAGTTATCTGGCTACGATCCCTGTACGGAGAAGTATGCTGAAATTTACTACAACAGGCCTGATGTGCAGAGGGCACTTCATGCTAACTTTACAAGAATTCCTTATAAATGGACTGCTTGCAG TGAGGTTTTGAATAGGAATTGGAACGACACCGAAGTGTCTGTTCTTCCTATTTACAAAGAAATGATAGCTGCTGGTTTGAGAGTTTGGGTATTCAG TGGGGACGTGGATTCAGTGGTGCCAGTTACAGCCACAAGGTTCTCCCTAGCACGACTCAAATTATCTACCAAAATTCCATGGTACCCTTGGTATGTCAAGAAGCAG GTGGGAGGGTGGACAGAAGTATATGAAGGGTTGACATTTGCAACTGTGAGAGGAGCTGGCCATGAAGTTCCACTTTTCAAGCCAAGAGCAGCTCTTCAGCTTTTTAGATCATTTATTGAAGGGAAACCCCTTCCCAAGTAG